A portion of the Streptomyces sp. NBC_00376 genome contains these proteins:
- a CDS encoding TetR/AcrR family transcriptional regulator, translating to MHIQDSWQASAAVSSHSSDGTGRNGAVGNGAVGAVGTVTASSVGTVGTGGANGAAGATGAAGGSGANGRSAPLRVDAQRNLEHVLRAAREVFGELGYGAPMEDVARRARVGVGTVYRRFPSKDVLVRRIAEEETSRLTDQARTALGQEDEPWSALSRFLRTSVASGAGRLLPPQVLRVGVDGDSDGSGGNDLAVAGESVTIPGSASGSGSGADREEARVPQQRQGAGQADLRAADEPSAAETGIADDDTGAGELLEVVGRLVDRARAAGELRRDVTVADVLLVIATAAPSLPDAAQQAAASSRLLDILLEGLRSRPVT from the coding sequence ATGCATATTCAGGATTCTTGGCAGGCTTCGGCTGCGGTTTCGTCCCATTCGTCCGATGGAACAGGGCGAAACGGAGCGGTGGGAAACGGAGCGGTGGGAGCGGTCGGGACAGTGACGGCCAGTTCGGTCGGCACGGTCGGAACCGGCGGAGCCAATGGGGCAGCCGGTGCGACCGGGGCTGCCGGGGGCTCCGGGGCGAATGGCCGCTCGGCTCCGCTGCGCGTGGATGCGCAGCGGAATCTGGAACATGTCCTGCGGGCCGCGCGCGAGGTGTTCGGCGAGCTGGGGTACGGGGCTCCGATGGAAGACGTGGCGCGCCGCGCCAGGGTCGGAGTCGGCACGGTGTACCGGCGCTTCCCGAGCAAGGACGTGCTGGTCAGGCGGATAGCCGAGGAGGAGACCTCCCGGCTGACGGACCAGGCCCGGACCGCACTCGGCCAGGAGGACGAACCGTGGTCGGCGCTGTCGCGCTTCCTGCGTACGTCCGTGGCCTCGGGTGCGGGGCGGCTGCTGCCGCCGCAGGTGCTGCGGGTCGGCGTCGATGGCGACTCCGACGGCTCCGGTGGCAATGACCTGGCGGTGGCCGGGGAGTCGGTGACCATACCGGGTTCGGCATCGGGTTCGGGATCGGGCGCCGATCGGGAGGAAGCCCGGGTTCCTCAGCAACGGCAGGGCGCCGGCCAGGCCGACCTCCGGGCGGCCGACGAACCTTCCGCCGCGGAGACCGGCATCGCGGACGACGACACGGGAGCCGGCGAGCTGCTGGAGGTGGTCGGCCGCCTGGTGGACCGGGCACGGGCAGCCGGTGAACTGCGTCGTGACGTGACGGTCGCGGATGTGCTGCTGGTGATCGCGACGGCGGCGCCTTCGCTGCCTGACGCGGCACAGCAGGCCGCCGCTTCCAGCCGGCTCCTGGACATCCTGCTCGAGGGGCTGCGCTCCCGGCCGGTCACCTGA
- a CDS encoding sporulation protein: MSREQRGPNEKLGTVLALAGISNAGLARRVNDLGAQRGLTLRYDKTSVARWVSKGMVPQGAAPHLIAAAIGAKLGRPVPLHEIGLADADPAPEVGLAFPRDVGEAVRSATELYRLDLAGRRAGSGGIWQSLAGSFSVSAYATPASRWLISPADATVERDATAAGAPAFDTQGARGAHSGAEAQSPPGKAAQNAVAVPPGAPAALNAQAARTALGTLGALGTRQAPAIPAQPRPEAAPASVSASAPATVSTTITATVGPTSDISPLRVGHSDVSKLREAAQDARRWDSKYGGGDWRSSMVPECLRVDAAPLLLGTYSDEVGRALFGAAAELTRLAGWMAFDTGQQEAAQRYYIQALRLARAAADVPLGGYVLASMSLQATYRGFADEGVDLAQAAVERNRGLATARTMSFFRLVEARAHAKANDASAAGSALKAAESWLERSRDGDADPSWLGFYSYDRFAADAAECHLDLKAPRQVRRFTEQALSRPTEEFVRSHGLRLVVSAVAELESGNLDAACAAGTRAVEVAGRISSARTTEYVRDLLHRLEPYGHEPRVAELRERARPLLVAPA, encoded by the coding sequence ATGTCCAGGGAGCAACGCGGACCGAACGAGAAGCTCGGAACCGTTCTCGCCCTCGCGGGAATCAGCAACGCCGGGCTCGCCCGGCGGGTCAATGACCTCGGGGCGCAGCGCGGTCTGACACTTCGGTACGACAAGACCTCGGTGGCCCGATGGGTCTCCAAGGGCATGGTGCCGCAGGGCGCCGCGCCCCATCTCATCGCTGCGGCGATCGGCGCCAAGCTCGGCCGGCCGGTCCCGCTGCACGAGATCGGGCTCGCGGACGCCGACCCGGCGCCGGAGGTCGGCCTGGCCTTCCCGCGCGACGTGGGCGAGGCGGTCCGTTCGGCGACCGAGCTGTACCGGCTGGATCTGGCCGGGCGGCGGGCGGGCAGCGGCGGGATCTGGCAGTCGCTCGCGGGCTCGTTCTCGGTGAGCGCGTACGCGACGCCCGCGTCCCGCTGGCTGATATCCCCCGCCGACGCGACGGTGGAACGCGACGCGACGGCAGCCGGGGCGCCCGCCTTCGACACCCAGGGCGCACGGGGCGCACACAGCGGCGCGGAGGCGCAGAGCCCGCCGGGCAAGGCGGCGCAGAATGCGGTGGCGGTGCCGCCCGGCGCCCCGGCCGCGCTGAACGCACAGGCGGCCCGGACAGCGCTCGGAACGCTGGGCGCACTGGGCACGCGGCAGGCACCCGCCATCCCCGCCCAGCCCCGCCCGGAAGCCGCACCGGCATCGGTATCAGCGTCGGCACCGGCAACCGTATCCACCACCATCACCGCCACCGTCGGCCCCACCAGCGACATCTCCCCGCTGCGGGTCGGCCACAGCGATGTCTCCAAGCTTCGCGAGGCGGCCCAGGACGCCCGCCGCTGGGACTCCAAGTACGGCGGCGGGGACTGGCGCTCCTCCATGGTCCCCGAGTGCTTACGGGTCGACGCCGCACCGCTGCTGCTCGGTACGTACAGCGACGAGGTGGGCCGGGCGCTCTTCGGCGCAGCGGCCGAACTGACCAGGCTCGCCGGGTGGATGGCCTTCGACACCGGCCAGCAGGAGGCCGCGCAGCGCTACTACATCCAGGCACTGAGACTCGCACGGGCCGCAGCCGACGTGCCCCTGGGCGGCTACGTTCTCGCGTCCATGTCGCTCCAGGCGACCTACCGCGGCTTCGCCGACGAAGGGGTCGACCTCGCGCAGGCCGCCGTCGAGCGCAACCGGGGGCTCGCCACGGCCCGCACCATGAGTTTCTTCCGCCTGGTGGAGGCGCGTGCCCATGCCAAGGCGAACGACGCGTCGGCCGCGGGATCCGCGCTGAAGGCCGCCGAGAGCTGGCTGGAGCGCTCCAGGGACGGTGACGCGGACCCGTCCTGGCTCGGCTTCTACTCGTACGACAGGTTCGCGGCCGATGCCGCGGAGTGCCACCTCGACCTGAAGGCGCCCCGGCAGGTGCGGCGCTTCACCGAGCAGGCTCTCTCCAGGCCCACCGAGGAATTCGTCCGCTCGCACGGGCTGCGGCTCGTGGTGTCGGCCGTGGCCGAGCTGGAGTCGGGCAACCTGGACGCGGCCTGCGCCGCGGGTACCCGGGCGGTGGAGGTGGCGGGCCGCATCTCCTCGGCCCGGACCACGGAGTACGTACGGGACCTGCTGCACCGGCTCGAACCGTACGGTCACGAGCCGCGCGTCGCCGAGCTGCGCGAGCGGGCCAGGCCCCTGCTGGTGGCGCCCGCGTAA
- a CDS encoding ATP-binding protein: MRYLILGVTEARDANGSALPVSGTRLRALLAALALRAGRPVPVADLVDDVWAADPPHDAPAALQALVGRLRRVLGRDAITSAHGGYRLAAGPDEVDLHVFERLSRQGAEELDAGDPVTAARTLRTALALWRGPALADLPERDHGHALRPEAHRLAALERRIEADLRCAATGPAGGAEPGAGLGAGPGPGAEQRALVPELMELTAAHPYDERFRAQLIRALRAEGRQADALVAYEDARRALADGLGADPGPELIALHRELLTPPQVPSATAARPVAMRRQHPPDESGPAVVHGNLRPRLTSFVGREPELRSIRADLARSRLVTLTGPGGSGKTRLAEEAAAHGGQPALKAGPSDASGSSATFNASDTDAWIAELASVDDPADVPGAVLSALGLRETALLRDNNRDGQLPRTDPADLLVEHLAHCSRIRPFLLILDNCEHVIEAAATLAETLLTHCPQLRILATSREPLGVPGESVRPVGPLPPDPAHRLFAERARTVRPGFAPDSDPGHDADAVAEICRRLDGQPLAIELAAARLRMLSPRQIADRLDDRFMLLTGGSRTVLPRQQTLRAVVDWSWDLLDEDERTALRQISVFAGGWDLQAAEAVVTPGVSAPGASAPGPIPAGTVPPGPVPARLSTADLIGALVDKSLVVAAPTATGEMRYRLLETIHEYATERAAEVPEIRAAAANAHTAYFLALVERAEPRIRSGDQLLWIEHLETELDNIRAALHRTVVTCPSEAEAVRLVLGMGWFWWLRNFRSEGLTWAERAVALGPEPDDPGDPRYWPRMHLEMLRYFLAVEAGPAEAVHGDDRFRAVMDRVTEAFRPSGPQSARFPGMLWPMALFATRTTTETHALIDSVVDNARTHGGAWEYCLALMFRTHMVVDMPGGMPGVDADLAELRELSRRVGDRWIRAQVASAAAEAGVMRGRFTQARTAYEEALLLSREVGAYAEAPFLLARVAELAYRTGDMADFERSLSEAEREADRYQVHDAHAYIHFLRATAALERGEIARARQLVTEAASAIGRGSPPSHFSAVVEGLAARIVVHEPGPGRGPAAGVRGLTAALRGARDAQCAELVTGHLADCVATVLPKVGHHRAAVRILAAADGWRLFGPRTEVQQAEVDEAERQAREELGPQLYESERAAGRALTLDDVIELLTRITEELPGAPGCVDVLERGDAPGHVEAPGFTSGLVPDRLTGN, from the coding sequence GTGCGGTATCTGATCCTGGGCGTCACCGAGGCGCGAGACGCGAACGGCAGTGCCCTGCCCGTGAGCGGTACGCGGCTGCGCGCTCTCCTCGCCGCCCTCGCACTGCGCGCCGGACGCCCCGTCCCCGTCGCCGATCTGGTCGACGACGTATGGGCCGCCGACCCCCCGCACGACGCTCCCGCCGCGCTCCAGGCCCTGGTGGGCAGGTTGCGCCGGGTGCTGGGCAGGGACGCGATCACGAGCGCCCACGGGGGCTACCGTCTGGCGGCCGGGCCCGACGAGGTCGACCTGCACGTGTTCGAGAGGCTCTCCCGCCAGGGGGCCGAGGAGCTCGACGCGGGCGACCCCGTGACGGCCGCGCGCACGCTCCGTACCGCGCTCGCCCTGTGGCGCGGCCCCGCACTGGCCGACCTGCCGGAACGGGACCACGGCCACGCCCTGCGCCCCGAGGCCCACCGTCTGGCCGCGCTGGAACGCCGTATCGAGGCCGATCTGCGGTGCGCGGCGACGGGCCCGGCCGGCGGCGCGGAGCCGGGCGCGGGACTGGGTGCGGGACCGGGGCCGGGCGCGGAGCAACGCGCGCTGGTGCCCGAGCTCATGGAGCTGACGGCCGCCCACCCGTACGACGAACGCTTCCGGGCCCAGTTGATCCGCGCCCTGCGCGCCGAGGGCCGCCAGGCCGATGCGCTGGTCGCCTACGAGGACGCCCGCCGCGCCCTCGCCGACGGTCTCGGGGCCGATCCCGGGCCGGAACTGATCGCGCTGCACCGGGAGCTGCTGACCCCGCCACAGGTGCCGTCCGCGACGGCGGCGCGACCGGTGGCGATGCGCCGGCAGCATCCGCCCGACGAGTCCGGCCCCGCCGTCGTGCACGGCAATCTGCGGCCCCGGCTGACCTCGTTCGTCGGGCGCGAGCCCGAACTGCGGTCCATCCGCGCCGATCTGGCCCGTTCCCGCCTGGTCACCCTCACCGGCCCCGGCGGTTCCGGCAAGACCCGGCTCGCCGAGGAGGCCGCGGCACACGGCGGGCAACCGGCACTCAAGGCCGGACCGTCCGACGCATCGGGCTCATCCGCAACATTCAACGCATCCGACACGGACGCCTGGATCGCCGAGCTCGCCTCCGTGGACGACCCCGCCGACGTACCCGGAGCGGTACTCTCCGCTCTCGGGCTGCGCGAGACGGCCCTCCTCCGCGACAACAACCGCGACGGACAGCTGCCGCGCACCGACCCGGCCGACCTCCTCGTCGAGCACCTGGCGCACTGCTCCCGCATCCGCCCCTTCCTGCTCATCCTGGACAACTGCGAACACGTCATCGAAGCGGCCGCCACCCTCGCCGAGACCCTGCTCACCCACTGCCCGCAGCTGCGCATCCTCGCCACCAGCCGCGAACCCCTGGGCGTGCCCGGCGAATCCGTACGCCCGGTCGGTCCGCTCCCGCCCGACCCCGCCCACCGGCTGTTCGCCGAGCGCGCCCGCACCGTACGCCCCGGATTCGCCCCCGATTCCGACCCCGGGCACGATGCGGACGCCGTGGCCGAGATCTGCCGACGGCTCGACGGGCAGCCGCTCGCCATCGAGCTCGCCGCGGCCCGGCTGCGGATGCTGAGCCCGCGCCAGATCGCGGACCGGCTCGACGACCGGTTCATGCTTCTGACCGGCGGGAGCCGGACCGTACTGCCGCGCCAGCAGACCCTGCGTGCCGTCGTCGACTGGTCCTGGGACCTCCTGGACGAGGACGAACGCACGGCGCTGCGGCAGATCTCCGTCTTCGCGGGCGGCTGGGACCTGCAGGCCGCGGAAGCCGTCGTCACACCTGGGGTCTCCGCACCCGGGGCCTCCGCACCCGGGCCGATCCCCGCCGGAACCGTGCCCCCCGGGCCCGTCCCCGCCCGGCTCTCCACCGCCGACCTGATCGGCGCTCTCGTCGACAAGTCCCTCGTCGTCGCGGCCCCGACCGCCACCGGCGAGATGCGCTACCGCCTCCTGGAGACCATCCACGAGTACGCCACCGAACGTGCCGCCGAGGTCCCGGAGATACGCGCCGCCGCCGCGAACGCGCACACCGCGTACTTCCTCGCGCTCGTCGAGCGGGCCGAGCCTCGCATCCGCTCCGGCGACCAGCTGCTCTGGATCGAACACCTGGAGACGGAACTCGACAACATCCGGGCAGCCCTCCACCGGACCGTCGTCACCTGCCCGTCCGAAGCGGAAGCCGTACGACTGGTTCTCGGCATGGGGTGGTTCTGGTGGCTGCGCAACTTCCGTTCCGAGGGCCTCACCTGGGCCGAGCGTGCCGTGGCGCTGGGGCCGGAGCCGGACGATCCCGGCGACCCCCGTTACTGGCCGCGCATGCATCTGGAGATGCTGCGGTACTTCCTCGCCGTGGAGGCCGGGCCAGCCGAGGCCGTCCACGGTGACGATCGCTTCCGGGCGGTGATGGACCGGGTGACCGAGGCGTTCAGGCCCTCGGGCCCGCAGTCCGCCCGCTTCCCCGGAATGCTCTGGCCGATGGCCCTGTTCGCGACCCGGACGACCACCGAGACCCACGCGCTGATCGACTCGGTGGTCGACAACGCCCGGACCCACGGCGGCGCCTGGGAGTACTGCCTCGCCCTGATGTTCCGTACCCACATGGTCGTCGACATGCCGGGCGGCATGCCCGGGGTCGACGCCGATCTCGCGGAGCTGCGCGAGCTGAGCCGCCGCGTCGGCGACCGCTGGATCCGCGCGCAGGTGGCGAGCGCGGCCGCGGAGGCGGGCGTGATGCGCGGACGGTTCACGCAGGCCCGGACGGCGTACGAGGAGGCACTGCTGCTGTCCCGCGAGGTCGGGGCGTACGCCGAGGCGCCGTTCCTTCTCGCCCGCGTCGCGGAACTCGCCTACCGGACCGGGGACATGGCGGACTTCGAGCGGAGCCTGAGCGAGGCGGAGCGCGAGGCGGACCGTTACCAGGTGCACGACGCCCACGCCTACATCCATTTCCTGCGCGCCACCGCGGCCCTGGAGCGGGGCGAGATCGCTCGGGCACGGCAGCTGGTCACCGAGGCGGCGTCCGCGATCGGGCGGGGCAGCCCGCCGTCGCACTTCAGCGCCGTGGTCGAGGGGCTGGCAGCCCGGATCGTGGTGCACGAACCGGGACCCGGCCGTGGCCCGGCGGCGGGCGTACGAGGCCTGACGGCGGCGCTGCGCGGGGCGCGGGACGCCCAGTGCGCCGAGCTCGTCACCGGGCATCTGGCGGACTGCGTGGCGACCGTGCTGCCGAAGGTGGGCCACCACCGGGCCGCCGTACGGATCCTGGCGGCGGCGGACGGCTGGCGACTGTTCGGCCCCAGGACCGAGGTGCAACAGGCCGAGGTGGACGAGGCCGAGCGGCAGGCCCGCGAGGAGCTGGGCCCTCAGCTGTACGAGTCCGAGCGCGCCGCCGGCCGCGCGCTGACGCTCGACGACGTCATCGAACTCCTGACCCGCATCACCGAGGAGCTCCCGGGGGCGCCTGGGTGCGTGGACGTCCTGGAGCGCGGGGACGCTCCGGGGCACGTGGAAGCGCCGGGTTTCACCTCCGGCCTCGTCCCGGACCGGCTCACCGGCAACTGA
- a CDS encoding sigma-70 family RNA polymerase sigma factor has product MSGDGQQEESFDDVSVVGGVTETGGPAARQVPSQAGPGWTSSDSEGGTVLPGPWPTPADPGPEADVAVPMQREGGSGATDASGTAPSDADLIRQMRDGDDLAYEELFRRHSDAVRRYARSCCRDAHTADDLTAEVFARTLQAVRRGKGPEEAVRAYLMTAVRHVGAAWTKTAKREHLVDDFAVFAAQSSQASQVSDADTLDLGADVLAMHEAEQSMAMQAFRSLPERWQAVLWHTTVEEESPSEIAPLFGLTANATAVLASRAREGLKQAYLQAHVSQALTSGGDCARYADRLGAYARGGLRMRAERGLRGHLEECSKCRLAAGELAHVNAGIPALLPVAVIGWFAAGYSLKAAGIVAGGAAGAAGAGAAAAATGGSSTGGATGGATASEGLGAPAKAGIAAAVVVAATAGLVWALVGDDQPKPEARPATKPAVVAPPAPTPPPRPEPKPTPPPKPAPPAPPAPTPPPEPKPKPTPPPKPAPEPKPPAPKPEPTPTPTPTPTRTPPPPPPAPTVYQVSELSYSLLGDHTEPEVVLGESSWVWQRSNVSIGGTTYAHGVTVHSSSSVTIQLNRQCTRYEAMVGIDDMTMGLGSVRFSVFNGDGARLWQSPVMNGDAPAVPVGVGIDGQKSIRLVVERARPGGVMALADWADSRISCR; this is encoded by the coding sequence ATGAGCGGTGACGGGCAGCAGGAAGAGTCTTTCGACGACGTCTCCGTCGTGGGCGGTGTCACGGAGACCGGTGGGCCGGCCGCCAGGCAGGTACCGAGTCAGGCCGGACCCGGGTGGACGAGCAGTGACAGCGAGGGCGGCACCGTCCTGCCGGGTCCGTGGCCGACACCGGCCGATCCCGGCCCCGAGGCCGACGTCGCGGTGCCCATGCAGCGGGAGGGCGGCAGTGGCGCCACCGACGCCTCCGGCACCGCGCCCTCCGACGCCGATCTGATCCGGCAGATGCGGGACGGCGACGACCTCGCGTACGAGGAACTCTTCCGACGGCACTCCGACGCGGTACGGCGCTACGCGCGCAGCTGCTGCCGGGACGCCCACACGGCCGACGACCTGACGGCCGAGGTCTTCGCCCGCACACTGCAGGCGGTACGGCGGGGCAAGGGGCCCGAGGAGGCCGTACGGGCCTATCTCATGACGGCCGTCCGCCATGTCGGCGCCGCCTGGACCAAGACCGCGAAGCGGGAGCATCTGGTCGACGACTTCGCGGTGTTCGCCGCGCAGTCGTCCCAGGCCTCCCAGGTGTCGGACGCGGACACGCTCGATCTCGGTGCCGATGTGCTGGCGATGCACGAGGCCGAGCAGTCGATGGCCATGCAGGCGTTCCGCAGTCTGCCGGAGCGCTGGCAGGCGGTGCTGTGGCACACCACCGTCGAGGAGGAGTCGCCCAGTGAGATCGCCCCGCTCTTCGGGCTGACCGCCAATGCCACGGCGGTGCTGGCCAGCAGGGCCCGCGAGGGCCTCAAGCAGGCCTATCTCCAGGCGCATGTGAGCCAGGCCCTGACCTCGGGCGGCGACTGTGCGCGTTACGCCGACCGGCTGGGCGCGTACGCCCGTGGCGGTCTCCGTATGCGGGCCGAACGCGGCCTGCGCGGACACCTGGAGGAATGCTCGAAGTGCCGACTCGCCGCAGGCGAACTGGCCCATGTCAACGCCGGTATTCCCGCGCTGCTGCCGGTCGCGGTCATCGGCTGGTTCGCCGCCGGGTACAGCCTCAAGGCCGCCGGGATCGTCGCCGGCGGCGCGGCGGGAGCCGCGGGTGCCGGTGCCGCCGCGGCGGCCACCGGAGGAAGCTCCACCGGTGGCGCGACCGGTGGCGCCACCGCCTCGGAGGGGCTCGGTGCTCCGGCGAAGGCCGGCATCGCGGCGGCGGTCGTCGTGGCCGCCACGGCCGGGCTGGTCTGGGCGCTGGTCGGCGACGACCAGCCGAAGCCCGAGGCCAGGCCCGCGACGAAGCCGGCTGTCGTGGCACCCCCGGCGCCGACACCGCCGCCCAGGCCCGAGCCGAAACCGACACCGCCCCCGAAGCCCGCTCCGCCCGCGCCCCCGGCGCCGACACCGCCGCCCGAGCCCAAGCCGAAACCGACACCACCTCCGAAGCCCGCTCCCGAGCCGAAGCCACCCGCGCCGAAGCCCGAGCCGACACCCACGCCCACGCCCACGCCCACCAGGACCCCGCCCCCGCCGCCCCCCGCGCCGACCGTCTATCAGGTCAGCGAACTCAGCTACTCGCTCCTGGGCGACCACACCGAACCGGAGGTGGTGCTCGGCGAGAGCAGCTGGGTCTGGCAGCGCTCCAACGTGTCGATCGGCGGCACGACGTACGCGCACGGGGTCACCGTCCACAGCAGTTCCTCGGTCACCATCCAGCTGAACAGGCAGTGCACGCGGTACGAGGCGATGGTCGGGATCGACGACATGACGATGGGGCTCGGTTCGGTGCGCTTCTCCGTCTTCAACGGCGACGGGGCGCGGCTCTGGCAGTCACCCGTGATGAACGGCGACGCCCCGGCCGTGCCGGTGGGCGTCGGTATCGACGGTCAGAAGAGCATCCGGCTCGTCGTCGAGCGCGCCCGCCCCGGTGGAGTCATGGCCCTCGCCGACTGGGCGGATTCGAGAATCAGTTGCCGGTGA
- a CDS encoding asparagine synthase-related protein, translating to MRWLVGWSSIAASFGTAGAVGPSDEGRTMHPVGSQLLWGDPDPLWAVGDWRPDEIRITTAETAEGAPTARMAVLGCCSATDEQLRSGLLAARGGALRHLTSWPGSYTTVVQIGRRITVIGDLAGARPVFYTPWAGGTAYATAALPLADLIEAQLDIGHLAALLACPETPEALRDGTPYAGVKRIPPGHALILREGSREITGYEAVASLAVAAPQLDPVSAVEGVRDSLVEAVRARLLAPRHAPETLPPDPGPVPGMGPADRRAARGAPVPGIGADLSGGSASATLALLAAGLPGLPGTLLGHGTGAGERLLAVTLNDLTARGHEDELERARVIAANPRLHHVVVAAGEEALPYADLGSGPLTDEPAPSLVVAERHRRRLASGSADHFVGGGARQVLDAHPARLADLLMDRRRRHLLRPVAALARAEGPSAHSLFVPLTVYRAARRLSRTSYRTGLEAAAGRLPDANRNAPDLDTPADASLAALAWSRPGPAARWLTGEALAEVSVRLQEAAIRPVSVQRPGEARARAALARYAADHRILEQAAENRSQRLHAPYLDNQVVRAARALPESLRVQPGARAAILRRVLAGAGIHDLPPGWGTPSLATSNATARTGLRAALPELIALFDAPLLADAGLVEARVVRKALRAASEGEPLPLDGLAHLASTELWLRRLVSRRGTCWTGTAAPRQRAVAGGVVPARRTLQR from the coding sequence ATGCGTTGGTTGGTGGGGTGGAGCAGTATCGCCGCGAGCTTCGGCACGGCAGGGGCGGTCGGACCCAGCGACGAGGGGCGCACGATGCACCCCGTGGGCTCCCAGCTCCTGTGGGGCGACCCGGACCCGCTCTGGGCCGTGGGGGACTGGCGCCCCGACGAGATCCGGATCACCACGGCCGAGACCGCCGAGGGTGCGCCCACCGCCAGGATGGCCGTCCTCGGCTGCTGCAGCGCCACCGACGAACAGCTGCGCTCCGGCCTCCTCGCCGCCCGCGGCGGCGCCCTGCGCCACCTCACCTCCTGGCCCGGCAGCTACACGACCGTCGTCCAGATCGGCCGCCGGATCACCGTCATCGGCGACCTCGCCGGTGCCCGCCCGGTCTTCTACACGCCCTGGGCGGGCGGCACGGCGTACGCCACCGCCGCGCTCCCGCTCGCCGACCTCATCGAGGCCCAGTTGGACATCGGCCACCTGGCCGCCCTGCTCGCCTGCCCCGAAACACCGGAGGCGCTGCGCGACGGCACCCCGTACGCCGGAGTGAAGCGCATCCCGCCGGGCCACGCGCTCATCCTCCGCGAGGGCTCGCGCGAGATCACCGGTTACGAGGCGGTGGCCTCGCTCGCCGTGGCCGCGCCCCAACTCGACCCGGTCAGCGCCGTCGAAGGCGTACGCGACTCACTGGTCGAAGCCGTACGCGCCAGGCTCCTGGCCCCGCGCCACGCGCCCGAGACCCTGCCGCCCGACCCCGGCCCGGTCCCCGGCATGGGCCCCGCCGACCGGCGCGCCGCCCGCGGCGCACCGGTCCCCGGCATCGGCGCCGACCTGTCCGGAGGCAGCGCCTCCGCCACCCTCGCCCTGCTCGCCGCCGGACTGCCGGGCCTGCCCGGCACCCTCCTCGGCCACGGCACGGGCGCAGGGGAGCGGCTGCTCGCCGTCACCCTGAACGACCTCACCGCGCGCGGACACGAGGACGAACTGGAACGCGCCCGCGTCATCGCCGCCAACCCGCGCCTGCACCATGTGGTCGTCGCGGCCGGGGAGGAGGCCCTGCCCTACGCCGACCTGGGCAGCGGCCCGCTCACCGACGAACCCGCCCCGTCCCTCGTCGTCGCCGAGCGCCACCGCCGGCGCCTCGCCTCGGGCAGCGCCGACCACTTCGTCGGCGGCGGCGCCCGCCAGGTGCTCGACGCCCACCCGGCCCGCCTCGCCGACCTGCTGATGGACCGTCGCCGACGCCATCTGCTGCGCCCGGTCGCCGCGCTCGCCAGGGCGGAGGGCCCGAGCGCGCACTCCCTGTTCGTCCCGCTCACCGTCTACCGGGCGGCCCGCCGCCTGTCCCGCACGTCGTACCGCACCGGCCTGGAAGCGGCGGCCGGCCGGCTGCCGGACGCCAACCGGAACGCCCCCGACCTCGACACCCCCGCCGACGCCTCGCTGGCCGCCCTCGCCTGGTCGCGGCCCGGCCCCGCCGCCCGCTGGCTCACCGGGGAGGCGCTCGCCGAGGTGTCGGTCCGGCTCCAGGAGGCGGCCATCCGTCCCGTCTCCGTCCAGCGCCCCGGCGAGGCACGCGCAAGGGCCGCCCTGGCCCGGTACGCCGCCGACCACCGGATCCTGGAGCAGGCCGCCGAGAACCGCAGCCAGCGGCTGCACGCCCCGTACCTCGACAACCAGGTCGTACGCGCCGCCCGCGCGCTCCCCGAATCGCTCCGGGTCCAGCCGGGCGCCCGCGCCGCGATCCTGCGCCGGGTGCTCGCGGGCGCGGGCATCCACGATCTGCCGCCGGGCTGGGGCACCCCCTCCCTCGCCACCTCGAACGCGACCGCCCGCACCGGCCTGCGCGCCGCCCTCCCGGAGCTGATCGCCCTCTTCGACGCCCCGCTGCTCGCCGACGCGGGCCTGGTCGAGGCCCGTGTCGTACGGAAGGCCCTGCGTGCGGCCTCCGAGGGCGAACCGCTCCCGCTGGACGGCCTCGCGCACCTGGCGTCCACGGAGCTCTGGCTCCGCCGCCTGGTGTCGCGGCGCGGCACCTGCTGGACGGGCACGGCGGCGCCCCGCCAGCGCGCGGTCGCGGGCGGCGTCGTCCCGGCCAGGCGGACGCTGCAGCGGTAG